tttaaaaaaaagtagccaaTAATTTTCCCGTGTGCATCCGAAGATTACCCTGAACAAACGATACCTCGCGGCCACAcagatgaaattaaaaaaaatggtttttcgttatcagcaacaataaaacataatgtgtacggattatattttttcgatattacatacagacactacaattttattaacctactagctgtcgcccgcgattccgtccgcgcggcattaaaaacataagtagtctatgtgttctgttcttccagactatgttctacatctgtgctaaatttcatcacgaTCTGTTCAgctgttctagagataccttcaaacatccatccatccatcagcatttttaatattagtattatgatgtttgttaacattttgtttgtgaAGATTTGGTGACATGTTTTAAgacattaatttagtttataatcaaGATGTACATGTTCTAGATAAATTTCATTGACCCCGATGTTAAAACATGtttgataaagataacatTCTGTACAAATACTTCCCTGTGAcgattatattgtattttcaaCCTAACTAAGGATTCTAGCTTCTATTTCGAGGctacataaaaataagcaTTTAGTGTTgccttaaaattaatgtttttttaagacagaagaaagaaacattttacataatataattcgataaatgaaaagtaaaatctaaactaaaattatattcaaaatatgaattaactgacttaaaaaaataaaatgaattaccCAAAACAAGAGATTTGCAAGGTTTTAACAAACCTACAAAATTATGAACCTTAAGTatcagtaaattatattatgtatagcATAAgtggaaatatataaatgtaaaataaacatttttatatcataaggtgatggccacctggattcgccgcaatagcgaggcgaccgttatccatagacatccgcaaattcagatgcgttgcctacctttaatcaacggagaaggggacgcacagaaagaggatatttctccttcctatgcgtcccctcttccgccaaatccacgtgtcttatttattataagatgGAGATAGTTAATACTAACAGAGCTTCAAAATTTTCTTCAATATAGTCACCAACCATTCGTTAATTCCGCAAGTCTGCAACTTGCCTATTCACCATTAGTCTGAGACATAATATACACtattcaaacaataaaacagtatGCCATGGTTGTTGTTCTGCGTATCTACAGTGGCGTTTCCCCTGCTTGGGCTGCTGCTGTGGGCGGAGCCTTACCACCGCGGCTACTTCGCCGACGACGACTCCCTACGGCTGCCTTACAAGCAACAGCAAATCTCTGAAGGCCTGCTCGCGGGACTTGGCTTCGCTTTCATTATTGTTACAGTAAGGAACTGAACTTCTTTAAATGCATGATAATTCGATGTCAGTGTATATGAACTGGACGGGACGGCCGTATTATTGTTCTACAAGTTTTGAAACAATGAAAAGCATCGTTACATGAATTTGTGTGTTTTGTTCAAATGGGATTTGTTTTGAGTGTATTAAGTTTACTTGAACTCTCTAATTATTAGATAAGAGTCTAATAGaaggtaaattaataattcgcTGTGGGGCTGATTATTGCTCGCATTGTCCTCTAAATGCACCCGGCCATCCAAGGCCATCCAAGGTATTTGTGATGATATcttaccgaaaaaaaaaactttgtcgTTTTGTCACCAGGTTGTAGTCACAGAGTTCGTGCGCGACAAGCGTGGGAACAGTGTGGGCGAGAAGTTTGTGAATGGGTGGCTAGTGCCGGGCTGGGCTTGGGAGAGCTACGTAACGGTAGGGGTGTACACTTTTGGAGCAGCCTGCCAGCAGCTCACTGTCAACGCTGCTAAATACGTTATCGGCAGATTAAGGCCACATTTCTTTGATGTAAGTTCTCTTAGATTAAGTTCATCAGAACTAATTACAACACATATTTCCGATAGTTTTAGGCTTTTACtagtttgatttttaattgatgttaCGCATAAAGTTACGCGTTACGTCCAAGTAATTTACGCTGCTTGCCTTTCTGTTCTGCACCATTTTAGCTTACCCGTATTAATTTCAAAGGCACGTACAAGCAATGAATATATGACTGTTTGGTCGGGACGAGTGACGACAGCCACTTATAATTACACTGGTCTTATGCTTACCACATTGTTGCATAATGAAATTTCGTTCTCCAGCTCTGCAGGCCGATACCTAATTCGTCGTCCCCATTGAACGAACTGGGCTACATCCAAGCATACACGTGCTCGGGAGCAAGCGCGGCGCAGCTCAAGGAGATGCGCCTCAGCTTCCCCAGCGCACATGCCAGCTATGCAATGTACACCGCTGTCTTCTTTATTGTACGTTACTTATCAATCCTTATATATATTAACGCCTATCCATTAtcaatcataatttaataattcattttctGGTACGGAGACAGGCATTTGCTAGCCAGATAGTAGATGATGCATAAAACGACAGTGTTAAAAACTTTACCAATGACGTCACAAAggcattattttaaagtgtacAAGAAACATGCATAGCAAATGAATTtgataatcaaaaatatttttagcacACTATGTAAGCAAAGGTTACACGCATGCCGTTAGTATCAAGTTATTGTACACGCATAGTAACGTGTTCGTGCAGTTCTACATCCAGGTGAAGGGCAAGTGGCGCGGCTCGAAGCTGTTACGTCACGGCTGTCAGTTTGCGGCGCTGATCGCAGCGTGGTACGTGGGCCTGTCGCGAGTGGTAGACCATATGCACCACTGGAGTGATGTCACTGTCGGATTCCTTGTGGGATTCGCTTTTGGTGCTATTGTAGTAAGTTATACTTGCCTATTTAAGGAAACCATTCGAACTTAATAGTGGACAGACAAGAGACACATAGTCGTGTTTCGGAAGTATATAAATGTAGCATAAACCTCACAGAGTTTgcaacaattaattaattttaattgtgaaGCGCCTAGTGATTTTTTATAGCACAAAAAATTTCgcatacaaataattttatgacagGCGCTAAGAAAAAAggcaaaattttctttaacttcATACACAACTTATACCTGTGTAAGAAAGAACGATTAAGCTATGGAATGacttataacttaatttctaataaaatattgtttatatttccaGTTTGTATATATCTTGAAACCGAAGAAATACGGTATGCCGCGCTCATGGGAGACGGGGCCTCCTGAAATGCTTCCACAGCCCGTTATGTCCAGATGACTACACGCACAAGTTGTTTTTGAataatagtataataaaacactCTTAACCCAAAGGTATAGGCAGTGCTCAAGTTAAAACAGCCATATTTGTATATTgactttaattgaaaaataaaaccatgtatttttttatgatttttttaatatggttATATATACTACAAAAAAcggtgaatttaaaataaaattattttatttttatttaaagactaAGGTAACAttactaaacaatttaatattgtcgcgatataatgaatttaatacttaataagataaaatgcGACactctaaaattatttaatgaccACTAAAGAATTTAAGGGATTGCTTAACTAAACCATTGAAGATTTTAACTTAGTGTGAGATTACCTTTACAGGTCATTCACCTTTTACTGTTTTAAAGTTAGTATGTTTCAagattaaatgaaaaccaaTCCGGCCTTTAAGTACAAGACTCGCGTTTGgtttgtaaacttttaaacTAAAACCTGGAACTTCTATCGCCTTCTGACTTAAGACGATATGAGACATAAAGTACTACAAATTGCTAttaaggtgaatatacactagagcattttctcaagcatttctatgtaatgtaacgttttaacgaaTGATATGATTCAGGTAAAAGCATATTTCCCAAAGCTCGTCTGGTTAGTGAAAGGGTGATACACAACAACATATAGAGCGTCtcgttttgttacaagtaaatgctctagtctatacccacctttaagtgatttttctttgaaaaaatagacacaaaaatatataatgtcaatacaagtgtcatgactatcaaaatttatatttatattatccgtaatctaatatataaaattctcgtgtcacagttttcgttcccgtactcctccgaaacggcttgaccaatTCTCATGAAAATTTGTGAGCATatttcagtaggtctgagaatcggccaacatctatttttcattttttttattaactgcgcgcggacggagtcgcgggcgacagctagtactcgtataaaaacaaattggtaTCATTTTTCAATCATAATCCTTACAAATTCTTAGGCTCTGTATTTCTAATTAGGTAACTATCCTAGGCGTAGGTATTTCGGTTgctagttaaataaagttctacatcattaaaagattatttatttgtatttatttttttgttctatattaaattatttaatccatttcattgttttgatttcgtttttatttttagttttgtagATGTTTCCGTAATGGAAACACAAATTGATACATGaatgacataattttatacaaagtttattcatcatcagctcactatacatccccactgaggggctcggagcctaccctaagttaggggtgactaggccatagtgaACCACActgacccagtgcgggttgacttcacacatattatcgaatttcttctcagatatgtgcaggttgcatcacgatgttttcatCGTAAAAACGTGTGATAaagtaacatatataaatcgaaaatcgaaaaacacattgctacatggcgggattcgaacttaAGACCTGCAgtttacaagtcaagtgcttaacgcctgagccatcgacgctcTCATACAAAGTTATTTACGTGTTATTCACGCGTAGAGTGTGATGGGGACATTTAAAATCACAACAAACACAAATGTTGTAGGGTAACCATCATTTGTCGTGCAGAGTCCCGTTGCCGGACTCGCGTTCTATTGTAGATCCCGGGACCTTCACAGTCACACTTGAGAATGGCCACCATTTTACTGGGTATAAATCTAACAAAACACTGTATTTCCCCCAAAAAGCAAGGTGTCCTTTGAAGACAACCTACGCCCATACAAAAACGGGTatctattttcatttataaaacttgaaactttaaaatgaagGATAGATAAtctcttaatataaaaaataaaacgttattcacctttaaaaattaataatcaattaaGCGATGCTAAAATGTCTTAAATGTGGACATACTACACACTGAATGACCTATGTCCATATCGATCGAATACTTTCCACGCATTTATCAAATGAGTTTGAAGTTCAAATGGAACTGAAAAGTCGTATTTCTGCCGTTTTcctcatatttattttagtacaagATGCATGCACATAGATAAATTATGAGAAGTTAAGTGCGTCTCATTCGAACCCTCGTCATCATCTCATTGTTCTTATGCCACTGGCGTAGGGTCGATGCACCTAGTTTTTGTCATCCAGATCGATCTATGCATCATTTCAGTCATCTCCCTTGCCTTCTAATTCTTTTTGACACAAACAGAGACAGCAATATGTACACGTGTTTCGTTGAgggttggatgtttgtttgaaaatttctCCGTAACGggtgaacggatcttgatgaaatttggtatagatgtagaacataatctggaagaacacataagatacttattttttaattccacgaggacagagtcgcgggcgacagctagtttaaaatacattcattGACAAATACCTAGAAGTATTTTGAAACGATTCACCATCTGCTTATTATAtactaaagaaatataaacaaaaaaaaaatggaagaaATATTGACTACACTACGCTTAATTCAAAAAGATCTCGAAAACCAAAAAATCGCAATAAAGGAAAATGGTATAGAAGTTACAAAAACAGTTACGGAAAACATGAATTTGATCTTAGATGAAAAACTAAACCACATCGaacaaaagtataaaaacCTAGAAGATCAATtagaaaaacaagaaaaaagaataaatatattggaGAAACAGGCAAGGAATCgtaacattgtattttttggcattgaaaaacaaaactcaTTTAACTCTTACTTGGATTTAGAAACggaaattattaatcttaTATCAAGATACCTCGGCATTAAACTAGATCGTAAAGAAATTCAAGAAATCAggaaaataggaaaaaatacagaaaaaccAAGGCCCATTGTGGTGACACTGACCACTGTTGGtaagaaaattgaaattttcaaacaaaagaaactATTGAAGGACACAAACTACTACATAAAGGAGGACTACCCACAACACATTCTAGAAAAAAGAAGACTGTTACATGAACAAGTAAAAATTGAAAGAGCGAAGGGTAACAAAGCTATACTAAAATATGATAAACTAGTCATAATAGgaaaacatgaaataaataatactccaGGTAACAATAAACGGTCACTCCCAACATCTCCAGAAATTTATAATCGTAATGAATCATCACTTAGAACCCAACCAAAAAAGAAGAACAAAGCTGCATCGAACACCCCACAAAACCCAACTAGTGGCTCTGAAAACATAGTCAAGCCGGGGATCCTCAATTATTTGGCgaataaaaatcaaacaaaccAAGTTCTGCCGAAAAATAACTCTAACCAATAGCAATCGGCACCCCCTctcacaaacaaaaataaaacaaataaaaaacataacacaGAAAACTATCTTCCAAGCCGGTTGGTCACCGTGGAAGAGATAGACCACTACCCTCCAAAGAAACAATCAGAAATCAACCTGAGATCCAGAAACCTATCAGCTAACAAGCTACACATAGCAACATATAACGTGAAAACACTCTCTTCATACGAAAGACTGTTAGAACTCGAAGAGGCactgaaagaaataaattatgacgTCATCGGTCTGTCAGAAGTCAGAAGAATGGGCAGCAAAATAGAAGAATATGACAACACGATATTATGTTATGTTGGCCACACGCCAGGTCTTTATGGTGTAGGTTTTCTAATAAAGAAATCCTTACAACCTTATATTGAACAATTTATAGGCTTCACGGAAAGAGTAGCTCTGCTTAACCTCAACATACAAGGATATATTATAAGCATCATACAAGCCTATGCCCCCACAACTCTTTCAAGTGAAGAAGAGATAACAGAATTCTACAGAATTTTAGACACAGCAATTCAGGTATCTACCAAAAACCTCATAATAATGGGAGATTTTAACGCAAAAATAGGTCAACCACTAAAAGATGAACATATAATCACAGGAATATATGGATATGGAACTAGAAATGACAGAGGTCAAagattaatagattttgcttTAGAAAACAAACTTTCAGTGATCAATacctatttcaaaaaaagagCAAGTCGCAGGTGGACTTGGTGTTCACCCAGCGGTGTATACAAAAATGAAATCGATTACATACTGACAAACCAACCTAAGCTATTCCTAAATATAGAAACACTGAACCTTAACTTCTCTACAGATCACAGAATGGTAAGAGCTACAATAACTTTAGAAGTAAGAAAGAAAAGCAGAACAAAATTCACCAGCAACAAAAATAGTACTCTAAGAACGACAGAAGAAATTGacacatacaaacaaaatttaagaCATCAAATATCAAACTTAGTTGATTATAACCTAGAGACGACAGTACaggatttttataacaaactacTGCATGCTATTAACGACAGTCTTCAACAAGCACgacatgttaaaaatatcagtAAAAGACACAAAATTCTCTCGGAAAAGACAATCACATTACTAAATAGAAgacaaatgttacaaaaaacttTAGTTAAATCCCGATCACAAAAAAATGAACTTAGCGCATTATATAAACTAACAAgtaagtacataaaatatgattataaaaGCTATAGGAaccaaaaaatacaaatgtatctTACACAAGGAAAAAGTTTCAAAAAAGCGATAAAAGAACTCCGAACATGTAAAACTTGGATAGAGGGATTAAACAAATCGGGACAAACAATACGCAACcgtaaagaaataataaatattgctacAGAATTCTATAAAAACCTTAACAGTGTGAAAAcacaacaaacaaataacaaaatacaggAAGAATACAATAGCCACGAAAACCTAGAAAATACTATAAACTATATCGATGAACTGGAAATTATACAAGCAGctaaaaagttaaaactagAAAAGAGCCCAGGCCCAGACTTCATTACAAATGAAGCAATCAAACATGGGTGTGAAATACTAGCATCTCCACTGGcctcattatttaatttaatactcaAAACTGCGAACATACCCACACAATGGTCAGAATCTATTATAATCCTGCTCTATAAAAAAGGAAACCCTAATGACATCGGCAACTACAGGCCAATAAGCCTGCTACCAACTATTTATAAACTCTTCTCTTCCATAATTAATCGAAGAATATCTGAAACTTTAGAAAAGAGACAGCCCATAGAGCAAGCTGGCTTTAGGAAGGGGTATTCAACCATAGACCACATACACACTCTGGAacttattattgaaaaataccAAGAGAACCGAAGACCACTCTACATAGCCTTCATAGATTACCAGAAAGCTTTTGACACAATTTCACACACAAGTATATGGGAAGCATTAAGTAAACACGGAGTAGAAGATAagtatatacaaattataagaaatatatacaaaaatagcGTCAGTAAAGTCAAACTGGATTCAACTGGTCCCGAGATCAACATCAATAGAGGAGTGAGACAAGGGGACCCATTATCTCCAAAACTATTTATTGCAGTATtggaattaattataaaccaACTAGACTGGAAAAAGTACGGACTGTATATCAAAGGAGAATACCTGAGTCATTTAAGGTTTGCAGATGACCTGGTACTACTATCTGAAACCGGTGGCAACTTAGAGCTCATGATACagttattaaatgaaagtaGCAGACAAGTCGGATTAGAAATAAACTtgagaaaaacaaacataatgacTAATAGTTATAAAAGAACCATCTCACTGGAACAAGAACCACTACAATACGTGGAGCAATATGTCTACTTAGGAAAGCAGATAACATTCAATAGCAATAGTAACGAACTAGAGGTGGAGCGGAGAACAAGAATCACGTGGAATAAGTTTTGGAGCTACAGAGAAGTAATGAAGAGTAACATGCCAATAGAagtgaaaaagaaaattatggaTAGTTGCATTTTGCCATGTCTTACATATGCTTGCCAGACGTGGAAATTCACGAATAACAtcaagaataaaataacaacatgCCAGAGGGGAATGGAGCGCAGCATGATTAATGTAAGAAAAACGCACAGAATACGTCATACAAAGATAAGAAGCATAACCAAAACAGTGGATGCGCTCAAATATGCTCAAAGACTAAAATTCAAGTGGGCAGGCCACGTAGCACGACTTAAAGATAAGAGATGGACATATAAAGTAACTACATGGGAGGGTCCTCAAGGTAAGCGGCGCGTCGGTAGACCATACACGCGCTGGGAGGACGACATTAAAAAAGTCGCTGGATCGCACTGGATAAATACCGCCAGAGACAGACACAAATGGGAATCTTTGGAGGAGGCCTTCACCTGAGAGGGGTCcatgcatttaaatattataaattaaattgaaaaatcttaaaaatagctgttaaatatacatataataatatttgtttttttgtaattttattagtttttttttgtaatgcatGGAATAAaaggcttttttatttatttattttattttgaaacggACTTTctgaaaattgtaattgtacgGTGAATAGGCGTTTTCCATGTTCATAGATAAGATTATTAGAATATAACATCTAGTAGATATTTTGCGTACGCAAATATTCTGAAACACGTCACAAACGcacaaacaaaatatgataatataataactGGTCCGCAACCGCACGCCCATTTCTTAAAAGATTGTTGATAAGTAAAttgcattataaaaattgtttttcatccttatgtacctatatatccttatgtatgtatttcaTCCAATATATCATACTTATATTCtaaacgcgaatgtttagatggatggatgtttgtttgaaggtatctccggaacggctcaacagattttgacgaaatttggctcagatgtagaatataatcttaaagaaaacataggctacttatcaagtattttttttaattccgcgcggacagagtcgcgggcggcacATAAAACTTAATGTATTTTGAAGGATATGtagttgttttattgtttatacgCTAATAACAAtatgcttatttatttttttaatttatattttaaagtaaatagttattatttatttattgaaaaatgaaaagacCTAATCGGACGaagatttttaaacaaatattaaccgTGGTTTTATaagatcaaaatctctgtaaaaacatatcgtcatccccttcattatctttgacaaaacagagatatgttttaaacggatattttggtctcagaaacccacggtaagtaattgatttagatttaataatggtattatataaagttttaaatttgacCGCGATTAGAATGTTATTCCCCGACCCATGAGGAAGCACTTTATAGTTGTAATCATAGTACTAAAAGATAAAGTCAAGATAAATAAGTCTATGTGGTTATTGTAACCTCTGACATAGTcgattagaaatattaaatatatattacatttgtatgtatttatagtTGGATCGAATGACGCATTACGTGTTATTTAGGCAAGATTGTTACTGGTTGCTTTTTGACGTCATATTATGTATGTGCAATGCAATTATGTTACTacataatcttacttcttacataatattctaaatgcgaatgtttgcatggatgtttgtttggaggtatctccagaacggttgctTTCTCGCTGATattaggcatagatgtagaacagtgtggaagaatatataggctactaataagattttttgtacGGAGTCGCTTGCAACAGATAGTATATAGTAATATTCAAACTTAATTGCGTGTCGTAGTTAGCTGCGACCGAATGCCTGTGCAGATTGGAACCCGGCTGATACAATACTGCGGAATGCATGCGCATGAGTGCCAAACTTCTGCCGCAACCAGCCTAAAATTATGTCTACGAAACATATCGTACGCAATTGCGAGCCGCCGTAAAACTTGGGCGACACGGTTTATTTAtgacaaactagcttttacccacgacttcgtccgcgcggaataaaaaaaatgcacacaagataaaaaagttcctatgtccgtctcctagttctaagctacctccccatcaattttcaggttaatcagttcgaccgatcttgagttataaatagtgtaactaacactactttcttttatatatacagattAACACTTTTAGACTGTAAATCTTAAACATCGAACACTAAAATAATGTTGTGAGACTTAATTAATATGGTTTTCGGTCTCTTATTTTATACctatctgtttttattttaatacttttaagtattaaagaattatttataacttaattcaGCAAAGCCTCAACTCTATATGTTATCagagattaaaataatgagCAACAATATTGCAATATCCAAGTCGTTGCCGGCGTGTGTCAGGCGTGGCTGACTGGTCGACACAGTGCATGATTTTTAAGATGCGTTTTCACGGTGCAGGATACTGCAGACGAACATGTACCGGTCGTAGTTGCAACGTAGAAATAGCTTCATGTCTGTAGTTTGATTTTGTGCGCGTTTTTTCGTGGTCAGCTCCACGTCTGTCCGCAGAATTAAGCAACATGGAAACCTGTCTTTATACTCTGTATACCCAGATACATGACCTAGGCACATACTGAATGCGTTCGATGACTTCTTAtttacaaatctatatatagatattgttTTTGAACATTCGTCTGTATCATTTGTAATCGTtgtgcattttgtttacttgTTATAAGGTCAAGGTACTTTTTAAAAGTACACTAAACCATATGAATAGGTCAATTGCCTTAAATTGTGTATCTGCTttcattaataacattttaatttgataaagttattatttgtatgtattattacaatgttgctagtatacttttaattccttaattgtaaaatcattttatgtttacaataagcgaatgtcaaaattagtatgagattttggTGCACTTCATGACCGATAGAGAGCGCTGCACAaatattcatacaaattttgtcgaaaACGAaacgatggcgattgtcacaaatattcgtattaGACGCTATCTATTCACTAAACGTTTATAATTTAGAGAAACATAAtacttttacattaattttcaactttatagtaaagtaacaatatttatcttaAGAGTTTATCCATTTGTGACTTCTTTAAAAAGATGACGATGGCTTACTTCAAGAATCATATAAGTCATGTTAATTTCTACTGTAATTATCcttggaaataaaataataaagctatAATATATTCCTAGTGAagattcttttataatttatatgtttgtttcaCGCTCTCATAGAATTGTTATTCTTAAAAGCTGACCTTTTTAGTTCAACCCGAATCCATTTAAT
This DNA window, taken from Papilio machaon chromosome 16, ilPapMach1.1, whole genome shotgun sequence, encodes the following:
- the LOC106715793 gene encoding putative phosphatidate phosphatase; this encodes MAVDKLIWKIALDFFVLLCVAFPLLGLLLWAEPYHRGYFADDDSLRLPYKQQQISEGLLAGLGFAFIIVTVVVTEFVRDKRGNSVGEKFVNGWLVPGWAWESYVTVGVYTFGAACQQLTVNAAKYVIGRLRPHFFDLCRPIPNSSSPLNELGYIQAYTCSGASAAQLKEMRLSFPSAHASYAMYTAVFFIFYIQVKGKWRGSKLLRHGCQFAALIAAWYVGLSRVVDHMHHWSDVTVGFLVGFAFGAIVFVYILKPKKYGMPRSWETGPPEMLPQPVMSR